In Synechococcus sp. MU1643, a single window of DNA contains:
- the dnaK gene encoding molecular chaperone DnaK, protein MGKVVGIDLGTTNSCVSVMEGGKPTVIANAEGFRTTPSVVAYTKNQDQLVGQIAKRQAVMNPDNTFYSVKRFIGRRVDEVNEESKEVSYGVEKAGSNVKVKCPVLDKQFAPEEVSAQVLRKLAEDAGKYLGETVSQAVITVPAYFNDSQRQATKDAGKIAGLEVLRIINEPTAAALAYGLDKKSNERILVFDLGGGTFDVSVLEVGDGVFEVLSTAGDTHLGGDDFDKVIVDHLAETFKSNEGIDLRQDKQALQRLTESAEKAKVELSNATQSEINLPFITATPEGPKHLDLTLTRAKFEELASKLIDRCAMPVEQALKDAKLSSGELDEIVMVGGSTRIPAVLELVKRITGKDPNQTVNPDEVVAVGAAIQGGVLAGEVKDILLLDVTPLSLGVETLGGVMTRMITRNTTVPTKKTETYSTAVDGQTNVEIHVLQGEREMASDNKSLGTFRLDGIPPAPRGVPQIEVTFDIDANGILSVTAKDKGSGKEQSISITGASTLSDSEVDKMVKDAEANASADKEKREKIDLKNQAETLVYQAEKQMGELGDKVDADAKAKLEEKRLKLKEATEKDDYDAMKTLLEELQQELYTVGASVYQQEGAAAGAPGAGANAGGGDASDDVIDAEFTETK, encoded by the coding sequence ATGGGCAAGGTTGTCGGCATTGACCTTGGCACTACGAACAGCTGTGTTTCCGTGATGGAGGGCGGCAAGCCCACCGTGATCGCGAACGCCGAGGGCTTCCGCACCACGCCCTCCGTGGTTGCTTACACCAAGAACCAGGATCAGCTGGTGGGTCAGATCGCCAAACGTCAGGCGGTGATGAATCCAGACAACACCTTCTATTCCGTCAAGCGTTTCATCGGCCGTCGGGTTGATGAGGTGAATGAGGAGTCGAAAGAGGTGAGCTACGGCGTTGAGAAGGCCGGCTCCAACGTGAAGGTGAAGTGCCCTGTTCTCGACAAGCAATTTGCGCCTGAGGAGGTTTCCGCCCAGGTGCTGCGCAAACTGGCTGAGGACGCCGGTAAGTACCTCGGTGAAACCGTCAGCCAAGCGGTGATCACCGTTCCGGCCTACTTCAACGACTCCCAGCGCCAGGCCACCAAGGACGCCGGCAAGATCGCTGGCCTTGAAGTGCTGCGCATCATCAACGAGCCCACCGCTGCGGCTCTGGCCTACGGCCTCGACAAGAAGAGCAACGAGCGCATCCTTGTCTTCGACCTGGGCGGCGGCACCTTCGACGTCTCCGTTCTGGAAGTTGGCGACGGCGTGTTTGAGGTGTTGTCCACCGCTGGTGATACGCACCTCGGCGGTGACGACTTCGACAAAGTGATCGTTGATCACTTGGCCGAGACGTTCAAATCCAACGAAGGAATCGATCTGCGTCAGGACAAGCAGGCCCTGCAACGCCTCACCGAATCCGCTGAAAAAGCGAAGGTCGAGCTGTCCAATGCCACTCAGAGCGAGATCAACCTGCCGTTCATCACGGCCACGCCCGAGGGTCCCAAGCACCTGGACCTCACCCTCACCCGCGCCAAGTTCGAGGAACTGGCTTCCAAGTTGATCGACCGCTGTGCGATGCCTGTGGAGCAGGCGCTCAAGGACGCCAAGTTGTCCTCCGGAGAGCTGGACGAGATCGTGATGGTGGGTGGTTCCACCCGCATCCCGGCTGTGCTTGAGCTTGTCAAGCGCATCACCGGCAAAGACCCCAACCAGACGGTGAACCCCGATGAGGTGGTGGCTGTCGGTGCTGCGATTCAGGGCGGTGTGCTGGCCGGCGAGGTGAAGGACATCCTTCTGCTCGACGTCACGCCTCTCTCCCTGGGTGTGGAGACCCTCGGCGGTGTGATGACCAGGATGATCACCCGCAACACCACGGTTCCCACCAAAAAGACCGAGACCTATTCCACGGCTGTGGACGGTCAGACCAATGTGGAAATTCACGTGCTTCAGGGCGAGCGCGAGATGGCATCCGACAACAAGTCGCTCGGAACCTTCCGTCTCGATGGCATTCCTCCCGCTCCTCGGGGCGTGCCTCAGATCGAAGTGACCTTCGACATCGATGCCAACGGCATCCTCAGCGTCACCGCCAAGGACAAGGGCAGCGGTAAGGAGCAGTCCATCTCGATCACTGGCGCGTCGACCCTCTCGGATTCCGAGGTCGACAAGATGGTCAAGGACGCCGAGGCCAACGCCAGCGCTGACAAGGAGAAGCGCGAGAAAATCGACCTCAAGAATCAGGCCGAAACCCTCGTCTATCAGGCTGAAAAGCAGATGGGCGAACTGGGCGACAAGGTTGATGCCGATGCCAAGGCGAAGCTGGAGGAGAAGCGCCTCAAGCTCAAGGAAGCCACCGAGAAGGACGATTACGACGCGATGAAGACTCTGCTGGAGGAATTGCAGCAGGAGCTCTACACCGTGGGTGCTTCCGTCTACCAGCAGGAAGGTGCAGCAGCAGGAGCGCCTGGTGCTGGTGCCAACGCCGGTGGTGGCGATGCCAGCGACGATGTCATCGATGCAGAGTTCACCGAGACCAAGTGA
- the purU gene encoding formyltetrahydrofolate deformylase: MSDATVILQMICPDRPGLVSELAGWVAANGGSIRHADHHTDAGAGLFLSRIEWQLQGFGIPRDVLPEAAQALGQRLGGEAQLHFSDDLPRVAIFASKQSHCLQDLLWRVQSGELPMQVPLVIANHPDLEPLCASFEVPFVCVPVSRDTKTEAEQRMLQLLEENKVELAVLAKYMQVLSSDFLESFPQVINIHHSFLPAFKGAQPYHRAWDRGVKLIGATAHYVTEDLDDGPIIEQTTVPVSHRDEVEDLIRKGRDTERLALARALRLHLRRQVMVYRGRTAVFA; this comes from the coding sequence GTGAGTGACGCCACGGTCATCCTCCAGATGATCTGCCCCGATCGGCCGGGCCTGGTCAGCGAATTGGCGGGTTGGGTAGCAGCCAACGGCGGCAGCATTCGTCATGCCGATCACCACACGGACGCTGGAGCTGGGTTGTTTCTCAGCCGGATTGAGTGGCAGCTCCAGGGATTCGGCATACCCCGGGATGTGCTTCCTGAAGCGGCTCAGGCTCTGGGACAGCGGCTTGGTGGGGAGGCGCAGCTCCACTTCTCAGACGACCTGCCCCGCGTGGCGATTTTCGCCAGCAAGCAGAGCCACTGCCTGCAGGATTTGCTCTGGCGGGTTCAAAGCGGGGAGCTGCCGATGCAGGTTCCCCTGGTCATCGCCAACCATCCGGATCTGGAACCCCTGTGTGCGTCGTTTGAGGTTCCTTTTGTATGTGTTCCCGTCAGCCGGGACACCAAAACGGAAGCGGAGCAGCGGATGCTTCAGCTGCTTGAAGAGAACAAGGTTGAACTTGCGGTGCTGGCCAAATACATGCAGGTGTTGAGCAGTGATTTCCTCGAGAGTTTCCCCCAGGTGATCAACATTCACCATTCGTTTCTGCCAGCGTTCAAGGGCGCCCAGCCGTACCACCGCGCCTGGGACCGTGGGGTCAAGCTCATCGGCGCTACAGCCCACTACGTCACTGAAGATCTGGATGACGGACCGATCATTGAGCAAACCACCGTTCCCGTCAGCCACCGGGACGAGGTGGAGGATTTGATCCGTAAGGGCCGTGACACAGAACGCCTTGCCTTGGCGAGGGCCCTTCGTCTGCATCTGCGCCGTCAGGTGATGGTGTATCGCGGGCGTACGGCGGTGTTTGCATGA
- a CDS encoding ClC family H(+)/Cl(-) exchange transporter, producing MLERRWLVVVLALALTGLGAAITGLLFTSGINLLRDWRLDLLDEFPAWVVLPAIGAIGGMVSAWLISTLSPAAGGAGITHIMGFLRHRSVPMGLRVGLVKLVAGIIAIGSGFPLGPEGPAVQMGGSVAWQMSRWLRAPVAFRRVIVAAGGGAGIAAVFSAPIGGFIYAIEELLHSARPVVLLLVIITTFSADTLADVLGFLGLNPGGGGLNSTIGFQLEREYTPLVRFLPVDLLYLVALGVVIGVLAELYTRYVLTMQRQGNRWFGDRLILRMTLSGLVLGCVYAALPDTFHNPSELKHLIGAGKADISLALASFVMLFFSTGLAAGSGAPGGLFMPMLTLGGAIGLACGGGVEALTGHVPTTYVFAGMGAFVAGCSRTPISAMFLAFALTKDLLILKPILVACLTSFVIARLFHPHSIYERQMGMELDSENRMAMKLNRYRRPFTPPTPPSGPTGGPS from the coding sequence ATGTTGGAACGCCGCTGGCTGGTAGTGGTTTTGGCTCTGGCGCTTACGGGCCTTGGGGCCGCCATCACCGGCCTGCTCTTCACCAGCGGCATCAACCTGCTGCGGGATTGGCGGCTCGATCTGCTCGATGAGTTTCCAGCCTGGGTAGTACTCCCCGCCATCGGCGCTATCGGCGGGATGGTCTCGGCCTGGTTGATCAGCACCCTATCTCCGGCCGCTGGCGGAGCCGGGATCACCCACATCATGGGCTTCCTGCGCCACCGTTCTGTTCCGATGGGGCTTCGGGTGGGCCTGGTGAAACTGGTAGCCGGCATCATTGCAATCGGCTCAGGTTTCCCCCTGGGTCCGGAAGGCCCCGCCGTTCAGATGGGCGGGTCCGTGGCCTGGCAGATGTCCCGCTGGCTGCGAGCACCGGTGGCCTTTCGCCGGGTGATCGTGGCCGCCGGTGGCGGTGCCGGTATCGCAGCTGTGTTCAGCGCTCCGATCGGTGGATTCATCTACGCGATCGAGGAGCTGCTCCACTCCGCCAGGCCCGTGGTGCTGCTGCTGGTGATCATCACCACCTTCTCGGCCGACACCCTGGCGGATGTGCTCGGCTTTCTTGGTCTCAACCCCGGGGGCGGCGGACTCAACAGCACCATCGGATTTCAACTGGAACGGGAATACACCCCCCTGGTGCGCTTCCTGCCTGTCGATCTGCTGTATCTGGTCGCTCTCGGTGTGGTGATCGGTGTGCTGGCGGAGCTCTACACCCGCTACGTACTCACCATGCAGCGGCAGGGCAACCGTTGGTTCGGAGACCGACTGATCCTGCGCATGACCTTGAGCGGGCTCGTGCTGGGCTGCGTCTATGCGGCCCTGCCGGATACGTTCCATAACCCCAGCGAACTGAAGCACCTGATCGGAGCCGGCAAGGCCGACATCAGCCTGGCCCTCGCCAGCTTTGTAATGCTCTTCTTCAGCACCGGTCTGGCGGCGGGCTCGGGAGCTCCAGGGGGACTGTTCATGCCGATGCTGACGCTGGGAGGGGCCATTGGCTTGGCCTGTGGCGGTGGCGTTGAGGCCCTCACCGGCCATGTGCCCACCACCTATGTCTTCGCGGGCATGGGCGCCTTCGTTGCCGGCTGTTCCCGCACACCGATCTCGGCGATGTTCCTTGCATTTGCCCTCACAAAGGATCTGCTGATCCTCAAGCCGATCCTGGTGGCCTGCCTCACCAGCTTCGTCATCGCCCGACTATTCCACCCCCACTCGATCTACGAACGTCAGATGGGCATGGAACTCGACTCGGAAAATCGGATGGCGATGAAGCTCAACCGCTACAGACGTCCGTTCACGCCGCCTACCCCGCCATCAGGCCCAACAGGAGGCCCCAGCTGA
- the psbQ gene encoding photosystem II protein PsbQ, producing the protein MLKALSRLAAFCLCVALNLGLMAPAAVNAAGISPNDLGVIRRQAAAFDDAKSRLPDLARLVSEKDWVFTRNLLHGPMQEVSREMLYINQRLDKSERKEATKVARSLKEALADLDEAARLQDFSRMQKSYSAVAAGFDAYSDLIPAEAFS; encoded by the coding sequence ATGCTGAAGGCTCTGAGCCGCCTCGCCGCGTTCTGCCTCTGCGTCGCTTTGAACCTGGGTCTGATGGCCCCGGCTGCTGTCAATGCTGCCGGAATCAGTCCTAACGATCTGGGCGTGATCCGCCGCCAAGCCGCAGCATTTGATGACGCAAAATCCCGTCTCCCTGATCTGGCCCGGCTGGTGAGTGAAAAGGATTGGGTCTTCACCCGAAACCTTCTGCATGGCCCTATGCAGGAAGTGAGCCGGGAAATGCTCTACATCAATCAGCGCCTCGACAAGAGCGAGCGCAAAGAGGCCACCAAGGTGGCCCGCTCCTTGAAAGAAGCTCTGGCTGATCTGGATGAAGCGGCACGCCTGCAGGACTTCAGCCGCATGCAGAAGTCCTACAGCGCAGTAGCTGCCGGATTCGATGCCTACAGCGACCTGATCCCGGCTGAGGCCTTCAGCTGA
- a CDS encoding shikimate dehydrogenase, which yields MINGGTSLVGLLGNPVRHSLSPVMQNAALESMGLNWRYLALPCESESLDQVLNGLRAVGCQGLNVTIPHKQAIAELCEELSPLAKRLGAVNTLIPGTGGGWFGTNTDVEGFLAPLGANDAWAGRHAVVIGCGGSARAVVAGLQTLELSSITIVGRRSEALQAFITDLQQSHAPLTACLDNAVQLNESVAQAALVVNTTPVGMAQHGDPRAMPLGAELWSGLNGEALLYDLIYTPRPTSWLAAGQQRGHRCSDGLEMLVQQGAASLRLWCGRNDVPVEAMRNAAATALAA from the coding sequence ATGATCAACGGCGGCACCAGCCTTGTGGGCCTGCTTGGCAATCCAGTACGCCACTCGCTTTCGCCGGTGATGCAGAACGCCGCCCTCGAAAGCATGGGGCTCAACTGGCGCTACCTGGCCCTGCCCTGCGAAAGCGAAAGTCTTGATCAGGTGTTGAACGGTCTCAGGGCCGTTGGCTGCCAGGGCCTCAACGTCACCATTCCCCACAAACAAGCCATCGCCGAGCTCTGCGAGGAGCTGAGCCCGCTGGCGAAACGGCTCGGTGCCGTCAACACCCTGATCCCAGGAACAGGCGGTGGCTGGTTCGGCACCAACACCGACGTGGAGGGCTTTCTGGCACCCCTCGGTGCCAACGACGCCTGGGCAGGACGCCATGCCGTGGTGATCGGCTGCGGCGGATCAGCTCGAGCAGTGGTCGCCGGTCTGCAGACCCTGGAACTCAGCAGCATCACCATTGTGGGACGGCGAAGCGAGGCACTCCAAGCCTTCATCACAGATCTGCAGCAGAGCCACGCCCCCCTGACGGCCTGTCTCGACAACGCTGTTCAGCTCAACGAAAGCGTGGCTCAAGCGGCTCTCGTAGTGAACACCACCCCGGTGGGCATGGCACAGCACGGTGACCCCAGGGCAATGCCATTGGGGGCCGAACTCTGGTCAGGCCTGAACGGAGAGGCGTTGTTGTACGACCTGATCTACACCCCAAGGCCCACCAGCTGGCTTGCCGCTGGGCAACAACGGGGCCATCGCTGCAGCGATGGCCTCGAGATGCTGGTGCAGCAGGGCGCTGCCTCGCTGCGGCTCTGGTGTGGTCGCAATGACGTTCCTGTCGAGGCGATGCGAAACGCCGCCGCGACTGCTCTTGCGGCCTAA
- a CDS encoding radical SAM protein encodes MLAFPSTYTVGITSLGYQIVWSTLAMRSDVDVRRLFTDQGDPPHRHCDLFGLSLSWELDGPVLLDLLEQQRIPIWSHTRTNDDPIVFGGGPVLTANPEPLAPFFDVVLLGDGEDLLPAFIDALQSVKGQPRAEQLQHLARVPGIYVPELHAPRYEADGTLLGVTPVDATLPERVAKQTWRGNSLSHSTVITPEAAWPDIHMVEVVRSCPELCRFCLASYLTLPFRTPSLDDGLIPAVEKGLKTTKRLGLLGASVTQHPQFSDLLQWLAQDRFDDLRVSVSSVRAATVTPELAAVLAGRGSKSLTIAIESGSERMRRVVNKKLSGEEIEAAARHAKQGGLKALKLYGMVGLPCENNDDVESTAALLLSVKKATPGLRFTLGVSTFVPKAHTPFQWQGVRPEAEKRLKLLAKRLKPKGIDLRPESYGWSVIQALLSRSDRRLAPVIAAVRGSQESLGGWKKAYRAALAGELPEARSAGVVLPLPPSWERVVHDEWASDTVLPWGHLDGPLSQEKLQEHRQQALSLG; translated from the coding sequence GTGCTGGCCTTCCCCAGCACTTACACCGTGGGCATTACCAGCCTTGGTTATCAGATCGTCTGGTCCACCCTGGCGATGCGGTCCGATGTTGACGTGCGCCGTCTGTTCACTGATCAGGGGGATCCACCCCACCGACACTGCGACCTGTTTGGGCTTTCTCTGAGCTGGGAACTCGACGGACCAGTCCTGCTCGATCTGCTGGAGCAGCAGCGAATCCCGATCTGGAGCCACACGCGCACGAACGACGATCCGATCGTGTTTGGTGGCGGACCTGTGCTCACAGCCAATCCAGAGCCCCTTGCACCGTTTTTTGATGTAGTGCTGCTAGGCGATGGCGAAGACCTTCTGCCCGCCTTCATAGATGCTCTCCAGAGCGTGAAGGGACAACCCCGAGCAGAACAACTGCAGCATCTGGCCAGAGTGCCGGGGATCTACGTGCCGGAGCTCCATGCACCCCGCTATGAAGCGGACGGCACCCTGCTGGGGGTGACACCGGTGGACGCAACCCTGCCGGAGCGGGTGGCCAAACAGACCTGGCGCGGCAATAGCCTCAGCCACTCAACGGTGATCACCCCGGAAGCCGCGTGGCCCGACATCCACATGGTGGAAGTGGTGCGCAGCTGCCCGGAACTGTGCCGCTTCTGCCTTGCCAGCTATCTGACCCTGCCGTTCCGAACACCATCATTAGATGACGGGCTGATCCCGGCGGTGGAGAAAGGCCTTAAAACCACCAAACGCCTCGGCCTGCTGGGGGCATCCGTGACACAGCACCCCCAGTTCAGCGATCTGCTCCAGTGGCTGGCCCAAGACCGCTTCGATGACCTCCGCGTCAGCGTTAGTTCCGTGCGGGCCGCAACGGTCACTCCAGAGCTGGCGGCTGTGTTGGCAGGGCGAGGCAGCAAATCCCTCACCATCGCCATCGAGAGCGGCAGCGAGCGCATGCGCCGCGTGGTGAACAAAAAACTCAGTGGTGAGGAAATCGAAGCAGCCGCCCGCCATGCCAAGCAAGGCGGACTGAAGGCCCTCAAGCTCTACGGAATGGTTGGACTCCCCTGCGAAAACAACGACGATGTGGAAAGCACCGCAGCACTGCTGCTGAGCGTTAAGAAAGCCACCCCCGGCCTGCGCTTCACCCTGGGGGTGAGCACATTCGTGCCCAAAGCGCACACCCCGTTCCAATGGCAAGGGGTACGCCCCGAAGCGGAAAAACGCCTGAAGTTGCTGGCGAAACGTCTCAAACCCAAAGGCATTGATCTGCGCCCGGAAAGCTACGGCTGGAGCGTGATTCAGGCCCTGCTGTCTCGGAGCGACCGGCGCCTGGCCCCCGTAATCGCAGCGGTGCGCGGCTCGCAGGAAAGCCTGGGGGGTTGGAAGAAGGCCTACCGAGCCGCCCTGGCTGGTGAACTCCCTGAAGCCCGCAGCGCGGGAGTGGTCTTGCCACTGCCTCCCAGTTGGGAAAGAGTGGTGCACGACGAATGGGCCTCTGACACGGTCTTGCCCTGGGGCCATCTCGATGGCCCCTTGAGTCAGGAGAAGCTGCAGGAGCACCGCCAACAGGCCCTCAGCCTGGGCTGA
- a CDS encoding O-antigen ligase yields the protein MTVGLYAWLSGDCPASSSPWGWCLFQLGLLLLPSSVLLASLLFVPALVLGSLRRECAYWRDRWNWPLLVAGGFMFLGCFSALRADLAWAGLANWLPFFWGFWGFQPYVAEAGARRRAALWMVAGTVPVVVTGLGQLWLGWQGPWQSLGGLVIWFMAPGGEPEGRLSGLFDYANIAAAWLALVWPLLLAALVQPGLDRRRRSVVLILAVALVTALVLTESRNGWGALVLAVPLVLGPVSWPWLLPLLALGLIPVLLAVLPGVPELLQHPARALVPESVWSRLSDSRYAGERALASTRLSQWGSALQLITERPWLGWGAAAFSVLYTLRTGKWHGHSHNLPLELAVSSGVPAALALVVLVLALMIVSLRCSRMGLFDRAWWAAVLVLVVLHGTDMPFFDSRLNIAGWILMAGLRSRIRQTETAAVSPG from the coding sequence ATGACGGTAGGTCTGTACGCATGGCTGAGTGGCGATTGTCCGGCCTCCTCTTCCCCCTGGGGTTGGTGCCTGTTTCAGCTCGGACTGCTGTTGCTTCCCTCGTCAGTGTTGCTGGCCAGCTTGCTATTTGTGCCGGCTTTGGTCCTGGGCAGCCTCCGTCGTGAGTGCGCCTACTGGCGTGACCGCTGGAACTGGCCGCTCCTGGTGGCTGGCGGGTTCATGTTTCTCGGCTGTTTCAGCGCCTTGCGTGCTGATCTGGCTTGGGCAGGTCTGGCCAATTGGCTGCCTTTTTTTTGGGGGTTCTGGGGGTTCCAGCCCTATGTGGCCGAGGCTGGGGCGCGCCGCCGTGCGGCGCTTTGGATGGTGGCGGGCACGGTGCCTGTGGTGGTGACTGGTTTGGGTCAGTTGTGGTTGGGTTGGCAGGGGCCCTGGCAGTCCCTGGGTGGCCTGGTGATCTGGTTCATGGCCCCTGGAGGCGAGCCGGAGGGCCGGCTGTCGGGTCTGTTCGATTACGCCAACATCGCCGCGGCCTGGTTGGCGCTGGTATGGCCGTTGCTACTGGCGGCCCTGGTGCAACCCGGACTCGATCGCCGTCGTCGGAGTGTGGTGCTGATCCTGGCTGTCGCTTTGGTGACGGCTCTTGTGCTTACGGAGTCCCGCAACGGCTGGGGCGCGTTGGTGCTGGCGGTGCCTCTGGTGCTTGGGCCGGTGAGTTGGCCCTGGTTGCTGCCTCTGTTGGCCCTTGGATTGATCCCTGTTCTGTTGGCGGTGTTGCCCGGTGTCCCGGAGCTTCTCCAGCACCCCGCTCGGGCGTTGGTTCCCGAGTCGGTCTGGTCACGGCTCAGCGACAGCCGCTATGCGGGGGAGCGTGCCCTGGCTTCCACTCGTCTGAGTCAGTGGGGTTCGGCTTTGCAGTTGATCACTGAACGGCCATGGCTGGGCTGGGGTGCTGCGGCTTTTTCCGTTCTGTACACCTTGCGCACGGGCAAATGGCATGGCCATTCTCACAACCTGCCTTTGGAGCTGGCGGTCAGCAGTGGGGTGCCGGCGGCGCTTGCGCTGGTGGTTCTGGTGCTGGCGTTGATGATCGTCTCCTTGCGCTGCAGCCGCATGGGTTTGTTTGATCGCGCTTGGTGGGCTGCGGTGCTCGTGCTGGTGGTGCTTCACGGCACCGACATGCCTTTCTTTGACAGCCGCTTGAACATTGCCGGTTGGATTCTGATGGCCGGATTGCGCAGTCGGATTCGGCAAACTGAGACGGCAGCGGTCAGCCCAGGCTGA
- a CDS encoding FAD-dependent oxidoreductase: MIGAGAIGLGTAWHLAQQGHAVSVYDPRLNKPVHRQGSANDLSGTSASLGVLMGHVFRRSSGRGWRLRRRSMELWPQWIETLQAHQPDLKLHQGLLQIAEDERAAERMESLGAQRFDLGLHMVSNADLAAVWPTASHGGLYSRHDGRVDPLLLQLALRQALAEQSVALIAKAVVRLERNENHWHVHRADGDNSVHDLVILSTALCSDALLKPLGHARAMKAVLGQALSLQLTTGPTAWSNWPSVLVDQGFNLIPTEPGRLLLGATVEPGDRASKDPLTLMRSLNERAPEWLSSATVVSHWSGLRARPVDRPAPLLEELEPGLILASGHYRNGVLLTPGTAEWVAAAVQQE, translated from the coding sequence GTGATTGGTGCCGGGGCCATCGGCCTCGGCACCGCCTGGCATCTAGCCCAGCAGGGGCATGCTGTTTCTGTTTACGACCCTCGCCTGAACAAGCCCGTTCATCGCCAGGGATCAGCAAACGATTTGAGTGGAACATCGGCATCCCTCGGAGTGCTGATGGGACACGTCTTTCGCCGCAGCAGCGGACGGGGCTGGAGGCTGCGCCGCCGGAGCATGGAGCTCTGGCCCCAGTGGATCGAAACACTTCAGGCTCACCAGCCTGACCTCAAGCTCCACCAAGGCCTACTGCAAATCGCCGAGGATGAACGAGCGGCTGAGCGAATGGAGTCGCTGGGCGCACAACGCTTTGACCTGGGGCTGCACATGGTGTCCAACGCCGACCTAGCAGCGGTCTGGCCGACGGCCAGCCACGGTGGCCTCTACTCGCGTCACGACGGTCGGGTGGATCCACTGCTGCTGCAACTGGCCCTGCGGCAAGCGCTAGCAGAGCAAAGTGTGGCGCTGATTGCCAAGGCGGTGGTCCGTCTGGAGCGCAACGAAAACCACTGGCATGTGCATCGAGCCGACGGAGACAACTCCGTTCACGACCTTGTGATCCTCTCCACCGCACTGTGCTCGGATGCCTTGCTGAAACCCCTGGGCCATGCCCGAGCGATGAAAGCGGTGTTGGGCCAAGCCCTGTCACTCCAATTGACAACTGGTCCGACGGCGTGGAGCAACTGGCCCTCGGTGCTGGTGGATCAGGGCTTCAACCTGATTCCCACCGAACCCGGACGGTTGCTGCTCGGAGCCACCGTGGAACCAGGCGATCGCGCTTCAAAGGATCCTCTGACCCTGATGCGCAGCCTGAATGAGCGGGCTCCGGAATGGCTGAGCTCAGCCACGGTGGTTAGCCATTGGAGCGGACTGCGAGCCCGGCCCGTGGATCGACCGGCCCCTCTGCTGGAGGAGCTGGAACCTGGGTTGATCCTTGCCAGTGGGCACTACCGCAACGGCGTTCTGCTCACGCCTGGCACCGCAGAGTGGGTCGCAGCTGCCGTTCAACAGGAATAA